ACGTCACCCGCGTCGAAGGGCACGGCAACATCGTCGTGGATGTTCAGAACGGCGAACTCAAGCAATGTGATCTCGAAATCGTGGAAACCCCGCGCTTCTTCGAGGCCATGCTCAAGGGAAGGCCCTATGGCGAGGCCTCCCATATCAGCTCGCGCATCTGCGGCATCTGCGCCGTCGGGCATGCGACGGCCTCGCTGCGGGCCACCGAGAAGGCCCTGGGCGTCGAGCCGAGCGAACAGACCGTCTTGCTTCGCAAGTTGAATTTCCACGGCGAGATGCTGGACAGCCACATCCTGCACGCCTACATGCTGGTGGCGCCCGACTGTCTGGGCGTGGGCAGCGTCATCCCGCTCGCCAAGGCCGCGCCGGATGTCGTGATGCGGGCGCTGCGCATGAAAAAGCTATCCGGCGATCTGTGCGCCGCCATCTGCGGACGCCACACGCACCCCATCGCCATGACCGTCGGTGGGTTCACCCATTTCCCGACGACGGCCCAGCTTCAAGAACTGCGCGACCGGCTGGTGGCGATGCGGTCCGATGTCGATGCCACCGTCGAGCTCTTCCAGAAGCTCAAGCTGCCGGCGTTTGAGCGCGAGACCGAGTACATCGCCTTGCACAAGGACGATGAATATTGCTTCATCGACGGCAAACTCGTCAGCACCGACGGCGGGGAATGGCCGATCGAGAAATACCGCCTTGTCACCAATGAGTTCCTGGTGCCGCACTCGACCGCCAAGCGGACCAAGAATCAGCGACAGTCGTACATGGTCGGCGCGCTGGCCCGTTTCAACGTCAACCACGCCCAGCTGCACCCGCGGGCCAAGGAAGCGGCACGCGCCTTGAACCTTGCCCCCAAGGCGGTCAATCCGTACTTGAACACCGTCGCCCAGGTGGTCGAAATCGTCCACTGCGTTGAGGACGCGATTGAGTTGGCCGACCGCCTGATCAAGACCGGACTGACCTGGCGGGCGCCGGTCCAGCCGCCGAAGCTCTCTGGGGAAGGCACAGGGGCCTGCGAAGTGCCGCGCGGCACGCTGTTCCACAACTATGTGATCCAGGATGGCTGGATCTCCGGCGCCAACTGCATCATCCCCACCGGGCAGAACCTGGCCAACATTGAAGCTGACATGCGCTCGCTCGTGCCAACGATCCTAGACAAGGGCCAAAGCGAGATCACCCTGGCGTTGGAAATGCTGGTGCGGGCGTACGATCCGTGCATCTCGTGCTCGACCCACTTACTGGAGGTTCGCTTCGAGTGACGAGCCTTGGGAGTCCTACCGTGACCGCCGCGCCACCCGCCTCGACTCTCGTCCTTGCCCTGGGGAACCCCGATCGCGGGGACGATGGCGTCGGGCAGGCCGTCATCCGAAGCCTGACCGAGGCCGGCGGACTGCCGCCCGAGGTCGAGGTCTTGGATGGTGGCCTCGCCGGCCTGGAGACCTGTCTGCTGCTCCAGGGGCGGCGGCAGGCGTTAATCGTGGATGCCGCCGACATGGGGCTGGCGCCCGGGCAATGGATGAGCCTGGAGGTCGGCCCCGAGCTGCTGGCAGGCGAACTCCGCCCGGGCGTGCTCCACAGCGCGGGTCTGAGGGAGTCCCTGCAGCTGGCGCGCGCCCTCAACGCCCTGCCCGAACGCGTGACGATCTACGGCGTTCAGCCGGAAGGGATCGGCTGGGGGCCAGGCCTCAGCCGCACGGTCGAACAAGCCGTTCCGGCCGTGGGCGCCGCGATTCGAGAGCGGATCCTACACGACAAGGATGGATACTGCGATGGCCAAGATCCTGATCATCGATGACGACCCGGA
The sequence above is drawn from the Anaerolineales bacterium genome and encodes:
- a CDS encoding Ni/Fe hydrogenase subunit alpha encodes the protein MANPSFRVDVHHVTRVEGHGNIVVDVQNGELKQCDLEIVETPRFFEAMLKGRPYGEASHISSRICGICAVGHATASLRATEKALGVEPSEQTVLLRKLNFHGEMLDSHILHAYMLVAPDCLGVGSVIPLAKAAPDVVMRALRMKKLSGDLCAAICGRHTHPIAMTVGGFTHFPTTAQLQELRDRLVAMRSDVDATVELFQKLKLPAFERETEYIALHKDDEYCFIDGKLVSTDGGEWPIEKYRLVTNEFLVPHSTAKRTKNQRQSYMVGALARFNVNHAQLHPRAKEAARALNLAPKAVNPYLNTVAQVVEIVHCVEDAIELADRLIKTGLTWRAPVQPPKLSGEGTGACEVPRGTLFHNYVIQDGWISGANCIIPTGQNLANIEADMRSLVPTILDKGQSEITLALEMLVRAYDPCISCSTHLLEVRFE
- a CDS encoding hydrogenase maturation protease produces the protein MTAAPPASTLVLALGNPDRGDDGVGQAVIRSLTEAGGLPPEVEVLDGGLAGLETCLLLQGRRQALIVDAADMGLAPGQWMSLEVGPELLAGELRPGVLHSAGLRESLQLARALNALPERVTIYGVQPEGIGWGPGLSRTVEQAVPAVGAAIRERILHDKDGYCDGQDPDHR